From the genome of Mycobacterium sp. 050128, one region includes:
- a CDS encoding DUF732 domain-containing protein, whose product MKRLFAVLGVFAMIGFAGSAYAEPVPEPDGDDGAFLATLRQAGFSFSSETSAVAAGRAVCSCLNNGESGLELVHDVKNHNPGMSMEMASDFALISAKFYCPHQLSKA is encoded by the coding sequence ATGAAACGGCTATTCGCGGTACTCGGCGTGTTCGCGATGATTGGCTTCGCCGGTTCGGCGTACGCCGAACCGGTGCCGGAACCGGACGGTGACGACGGGGCCTTCCTGGCCACACTGCGCCAGGCCGGCTTCAGCTTTTCCAGCGAAACCTCAGCCGTCGCGGCAGGGCGAGCGGTGTGCTCGTGCCTGAACAACGGCGAGTCCGGCCTAGAGCTCGTGCACGACGTGAAAAACCACAACCCGGGAATGAGCATGGAGATGGCATCAGACTTCGCGCTGATCTCGGCGAAGTTCTATTGCCCTCACCAACTTTCGAAAGCGTGA
- a CDS encoding PPE family protein, with protein MLDFGALPPEINSGRMYVGAGSGPMLAAAAAWDELAAELFSTAALYGSTIQSLSVGPWTGPSSIAMAAAAAPYVQWMNATGAQAEQAGIQAKLAAGAYEAAFAATVPPPVIAANRSLLATLIATNILGQNTPAIAATEAQYMEMWAQDAAAMYGYAGSSATASQLRPFAEPPQTTNDAGSRMQAAAMAQSSTSSGANSATQLSQLATAAPAATSPITLPPVPPALTEWNNIFATIASGPYSLQGLTSIPGGPFLSFGQAYAWGQNGQSAAAYLSGPKFIKGALEPLTRVPSAVHPMLSSAVGGAPVTGSMGRAALVGSMSVPQGWTQAAPAIRTLATVLPATEAALPAASLAGEGGAFSQMALSSLAGRAIATTSTHSVSGNAATAAALGGLVAEADPAAATIIVIPELED; from the coding sequence ATGTTGGACTTCGGGGCGTTACCACCGGAGATCAACTCCGGTCGAATGTACGTCGGTGCGGGATCGGGGCCGATGTTGGCCGCCGCCGCCGCCTGGGACGAGTTGGCTGCGGAGCTGTTCTCAACGGCGGCGCTGTATGGCTCGACGATCCAAAGCCTCTCTGTCGGGCCGTGGACCGGCCCCTCCTCGATCGCGATGGCCGCCGCGGCCGCACCGTATGTGCAGTGGATGAACGCGACGGGGGCCCAGGCAGAGCAGGCGGGCATCCAGGCCAAGCTTGCCGCAGGCGCTTACGAGGCGGCCTTCGCGGCGACAGTGCCGCCGCCCGTCATCGCGGCCAACCGTTCCCTGCTGGCGACGTTGATCGCGACCAACATCTTGGGGCAGAACACGCCGGCGATCGCGGCCACCGAAGCCCAGTACATGGAGATGTGGGCGCAGGACGCCGCCGCGATGTACGGGTATGCCGGATCGTCGGCGACAGCGTCGCAGCTGCGGCCATTCGCCGAGCCGCCGCAGACCACGAACGATGCCGGCTCGCGGATGCAAGCAGCGGCGATGGCCCAGTCGAGCACCTCGTCGGGCGCCAACTCCGCGACACAGCTCTCCCAGCTGGCGACCGCGGCGCCGGCGGCGACATCGCCCATCACCTTGCCACCGGTGCCGCCGGCCCTGACCGAGTGGAACAACATCTTCGCGACCATCGCCTCCGGCCCGTACTCACTGCAGGGCTTGACTTCCATACCCGGTGGTCCGTTCCTATCGTTCGGTCAGGCCTACGCCTGGGGCCAGAACGGGCAGAGCGCCGCGGCCTACCTGTCCGGGCCGAAGTTCATCAAGGGTGCGTTGGAACCATTGACCAGGGTGCCCAGCGCCGTCCATCCCATGCTGAGCTCCGCGGTCGGCGGCGCGCCGGTGACGGGCTCGATGGGCAGAGCGGCTTTGGTCGGAAGCATGTCGGTGCCACAGGGCTGGACCCAAGCCGCCCCGGCAATCAGAACGCTCGCCACGGTGCTGCCCGCTACCGAGGCCGCTCTACCGGCCGCCTCGCTGGCCGGTGAGGGCGGCGCCTTCAGCCAAATGGCATTGTCCAGCCTGGCGGGACGTGCCATTGCCACGACGTCGACTCATTCGGTGAGCGGCAATGCCGCGACCGCAGCGGCACTGGGTGGTCTCGTCGCCGAAGCCGACCCGGCCGCCGCCACCATCATCGTGATTCCGGAACTGGAGGACTGA
- a CDS encoding DUF732 domain-containing protein, giving the protein MWGNLQRDNPGLTTDHATLFVGIAAKYYCPQRLNKPSSAG; this is encoded by the coding sequence GTGTGGGGGAACCTACAGCGCGATAACCCCGGACTGACCACGGACCACGCCACCCTGTTCGTCGGGATAGCGGCGAAGTACTACTGCCCGCAACGGCTCAACAAACCGTCCTCGGCGGGGTAG
- a CDS encoding DUF732 domain-containing protein — protein sequence MKVPPFLASVVTLIGLAAPAHADPADDAFLAALNNAGITYHDPEHAIKAGQKVCDLANSGTSQLDIIRDIRDLNPSFTMAKAAQFAKAAAMAYCPERLSTDSGGTNPGPGGASGGGGGG from the coding sequence ATGAAGGTCCCACCGTTTCTGGCAAGCGTCGTCACCCTGATCGGCCTGGCCGCACCGGCACACGCCGATCCGGCTGACGACGCCTTCCTCGCGGCGCTCAATAACGCGGGCATCACCTATCACGACCCGGAGCATGCGATCAAGGCCGGCCAAAAGGTCTGCGACCTCGCCAATTCCGGGACGTCTCAGCTCGACATCATCCGCGACATCCGCGATCTCAACCCATCCTTCACCATGGCTAAGGCCGCCCAGTTCGCCAAAGCCGCCGCTATGGCCTACTGCCCAGAACGCCTCTCCACCGACAGCGGCGGCACCAACCCCGGCCCGGGCGGCGCCAGCGGAGGCGGCGGAGGCGGCTAA
- a CDS encoding PPE family protein, with amino-acid sequence MFYAAFPPEFNSGRMYSGPGAESLVTAATAWENLAAELQSAATAYSSVVSNLTSGPWVGPSSSTMAAAAAPYVAWMQQTAAQAARTATQLTQAAAAYETAFAAHVPPALIAANRELLTQLMATNIFGQNTAAIAATEAQYGEMWAQDGEAMDTYFASAATASELTPFTEAPQTTNPAGTAMQAAAAPTVAAAAAAAPAAAAASTTSGGPLAFLSQLATEYTNFINGLFNSALGPNGSAWVNAVYSALKGPVSFTTGFNDIGLLINFPVSQWLKFAPPVAYGALPKDALGAGLGALGFTRGTLFDAISPTAGFARGTLVGSLTVPPSWASSTPAIRTVAAALTAAGPEAVPAAALSEGSLFSSLGMAGMLGSALGAGGPTVVNAGVRNRMKPLKDLKDKNSPEHLKRLVAQISEKPETVQHHNVDQEGLDALLEQLAKKPGIHAVHLKKGKSKVIPSEDAQIG; translated from the coding sequence ATGTTTTACGCAGCCTTTCCACCGGAGTTCAATTCGGGCCGGATGTACAGCGGGCCGGGCGCGGAGTCGTTGGTGACGGCGGCGACGGCCTGGGAGAACCTGGCCGCCGAATTGCAGTCCGCGGCGACCGCCTATTCGTCGGTGGTTTCGAATCTGACCAGTGGGCCGTGGGTGGGTCCGTCGTCGTCGACCATGGCGGCCGCGGCCGCACCCTACGTGGCGTGGATGCAGCAAACCGCGGCCCAGGCCGCCAGAACCGCGACACAATTGACGCAGGCCGCCGCCGCGTACGAAACCGCGTTCGCCGCCCACGTCCCTCCGGCGCTGATCGCGGCCAACCGTGAACTGCTGACCCAGTTGATGGCCACCAATATCTTCGGGCAGAACACCGCGGCGATCGCCGCCACCGAGGCGCAGTACGGGGAGATGTGGGCCCAGGACGGCGAGGCGATGGACACCTACTTCGCCTCCGCGGCGACGGCGTCCGAGTTGACGCCGTTCACCGAGGCGCCGCAGACCACCAACCCCGCAGGCACGGCGATGCAAGCGGCGGCCGCACCAACCGTCGCGGCAGCAGCGGCCGCGGCACCAGCGGCCGCAGCCGCCAGCACGACATCGGGCGGTCCGCTGGCGTTTCTCTCCCAGCTCGCCACCGAGTACACAAACTTCATCAACGGGCTGTTCAACTCGGCCCTCGGGCCGAACGGATCCGCGTGGGTGAACGCCGTGTACAGCGCCCTCAAAGGTCCGGTGAGCTTTACTACGGGGTTCAACGACATCGGGCTGCTGATCAACTTCCCCGTATCGCAATGGCTCAAGTTCGCGCCGCCGGTGGCCTACGGTGCACTCCCCAAAGACGCGTTGGGCGCTGGTCTGGGCGCGTTGGGCTTCACCCGGGGCACCTTGTTCGACGCGATCTCGCCGACCGCGGGTTTCGCTCGGGGCACGCTGGTCGGATCACTGACGGTTCCGCCCAGCTGGGCCTCGTCGACGCCGGCGATCAGAACGGTGGCCGCCGCCTTGACCGCCGCCGGGCCGGAGGCTGTCCCGGCGGCGGCGCTCAGCGAGGGCAGCCTGTTCAGTTCGCTGGGGATGGCGGGAATGCTGGGCAGCGCGCTGGGCGCCGGGGGTCCCACCGTGGTAAACGCCGGTGTCCGCAACCGGATGAAACCGCTCAAAGACCTCAAAGATAAGAACTCGCCGGAGCACCTGAAACGTTTGGTGGCACAAATTTCGGAGAAGCCCGAAACGGTGCAGCATCACAACGTCGATCAGGAAGGTCTCGACGCACTGCTCGAGCAGCTGGCCAAGAAGCCGGGTATTCACGCGGTGCACCTGAAGAAGGGCAAGTCCAAGGTCATCCCGTCCGAAGATGCGCAAATCGGTTGA